A portion of the Sphingobacterium spiritivorum genome contains these proteins:
- a CDS encoding LacI family DNA-binding transcriptional regulator: MKKEKPATIKEIARKLKISPSTVSRALNDHPSIGLVTTMRVKKMAEEMNYEPNQTAIFFKQRKTFTIGVVLPSLSEPFFSAAISEIENFANERKYTVIMGQSMDDAERELRILQTLKKHRVDGVLMSIGKNTNSFDFIRSMEESEIPVVFFDCVPNLNDIDRIECDLATGVYEAIDAFVSRGHQKIALINGPDTLLASEERKLAYIKGLRKNDIAFDDRYLVNTDLTEEGNEEAMNKLLTLSDRPSAILSFNDFVTLDVMKFARQRGVSLNSDIHFISFANYPLWKYMENPPMGSIEQFPDQQAKKAAEILFDRLENKEDYKPQQFIFKSRLILQ; the protein is encoded by the coding sequence ATGAAAAAAGAAAAACCGGCCACAATAAAAGAAATAGCCAGAAAGCTGAAGATATCTCCTTCTACAGTTTCCAGAGCGCTGAATGATCATCCGAGTATTGGGTTGGTAACCACGATGCGGGTGAAAAAAATGGCTGAGGAAATGAATTATGAGCCGAATCAGACTGCTATTTTCTTTAAACAACGAAAGACATTTACAATAGGTGTAGTATTACCCAGTCTTTCCGAACCCTTTTTCTCTGCTGCCATCAGTGAAATCGAAAACTTTGCTAATGAGCGTAAGTATACGGTGATCATGGGGCAGTCGATGGATGATGCAGAAAGAGAATTACGGATCTTGCAAACCCTCAAAAAACATCGTGTTGACGGCGTATTGATGTCCATAGGAAAGAATACCAATTCTTTTGATTTTATCAGGAGTATGGAAGAATCGGAGATTCCGGTCGTATTTTTTGACTGTGTTCCTAATCTGAATGATATTGACCGTATAGAATGCGATCTGGCTACAGGAGTATATGAAGCTATCGATGCTTTTGTATCCCGCGGACATCAGAAGATTGCCCTGATCAACGGGCCTGATACTCTGTTAGCTTCCGAAGAACGTAAACTCGCCTATATAAAGGGGTTGAGAAAGAATGATATTGCATTTGACGACCGTTATCTCGTCAATACGGATCTTACTGAAGAAGGAAATGAAGAAGCGATGAACAAGCTCCTTACTCTATCGGACAGGCCTTCGGCTATATTATCTTTCAATGACTTTGTCACGCTGGATGTTATGAAATTTGCGAGACAGAGAGGCGTATCGCTGAACAGTGATATCCATTTTATCAGTTTTGCCAACTATCCGTTGTGGAAATATATGGAAAATCCTCCAATGGGAAGTATTGAGCAGTTTCCCGATCAGCAGGCTAAGAAAGCAGCAGAGATTCTGTTTGACCGCCTGGAAAATAAGGAGGACTATAAGCCTCAGCAATTTATATTTAAGTCCCGCTTAATATTGCAATAG
- the lpdA gene encoding dihydrolipoyl dehydrogenase, whose product MNYDIIVIGSGPGGYVAAIRAAQLGFKTAIVERESLGGICLNWGCIPTKALIKSAQVFEYLNHAEDYGIKVQGGEADFDAIVKRSRGVADGMSKGIQFLMKKNKIDVINGTAKIKKGGKVEVKGADGATKEYTAKHTILATGARSRELPNLPQDGKKIIGYRQALTLPNKPKSMVVVGSGAIGVEFAYFYNAMGTQVTIVEFMDRIVPVEDEEVSKQLEKSLKKAGINILTKSEVQSVDTKGELSKVSIKTAKGVETLEAEIVLSAVGITPNIENIGLEETGVKTDKGRVLVDDFYKTNVEGVYAIGDIVKGQALAHVASAEAITCVEKIKGLHVEAIDYNNIPGCTYCSPEIASVGYTEKAAKEAGYELKVGKFPFSASGKASAAGAKDGFVKVIFDAKYGELLGAHMIGANVTEMIAEIVVARKLETTGHEMIKSVHPHPTMSEAIMEACADAYGEVIHL is encoded by the coding sequence ATGAATTACGACATCATTGTAATTGGAAGTGGTCCTGGGGGGTATGTTGCTGCCATCAGAGCTGCTCAATTGGGCTTTAAGACTGCGATCGTTGAGCGCGAATCATTAGGCGGAATCTGTCTCAACTGGGGCTGTATTCCTACAAAAGCATTAATCAAAAGCGCACAGGTTTTTGAATATCTGAATCACGCTGAAGACTACGGAATCAAAGTTCAGGGCGGAGAAGCAGATTTTGATGCGATTGTCAAAAGAAGCCGCGGAGTTGCTGATGGTATGAGCAAAGGAATCCAGTTTCTTATGAAAAAGAACAAGATTGATGTCATCAATGGTACTGCCAAAATCAAAAAAGGTGGTAAAGTAGAAGTGAAAGGAGCTGACGGAGCGACAAAAGAATATACAGCCAAACATACAATTCTGGCGACCGGAGCACGTTCACGCGAATTACCTAATTTACCACAGGATGGCAAAAAAATTATTGGTTACCGTCAGGCATTGACCTTACCAAATAAACCAAAATCAATGGTTGTAGTGGGTTCAGGAGCAATCGGTGTTGAATTTGCTTATTTCTACAATGCGATGGGTACTCAGGTCACTATCGTAGAATTCATGGATCGTATCGTTCCTGTAGAGGATGAAGAAGTATCCAAACAACTGGAAAAAAGCCTCAAAAAAGCAGGTATCAATATCTTAACAAAATCTGAAGTTCAGTCTGTAGACACCAAAGGAGAATTAAGCAAAGTAAGTATCAAGACAGCTAAAGGAGTAGAAACTCTGGAAGCAGAGATTGTACTTTCTGCTGTAGGTATCACCCCTAATATCGAGAATATCGGCCTAGAAGAGACAGGTGTGAAAACAGATAAAGGTCGTGTACTGGTAGACGATTTCTACAAAACAAATGTAGAAGGTGTATATGCTATTGGTGACATCGTGAAAGGTCAGGCCCTGGCTCACGTTGCTTCTGCTGAGGCAATCACTTGTGTAGAAAAAATAAAAGGTCTTCATGTAGAAGCCATCGACTATAATAATATCCCGGGTTGTACATATTGTTCACCTGAAATTGCATCTGTTGGTTACACTGAAAAAGCAGCTAAAGAGGCGGGATACGAACTAAAAGTTGGTAAATTCCCATTCTCAGCATCCGGAAAAGCTTCTGCTGCCGGAGCTAAAGACGGTTTTGTAAAAGTAATTTTCGATGCGAAATACGGAGAATTATTAGGTGCACATATGATCGGAGCTAATGTTACTGAAATGATCGCAGAGATCGTTGTAGCCCGTAAATTAGAGACGACAGGTCATGAAATGATCAAGTCTGTACATCCTCACCCGACCATGAGTGAAGCGATCATGGAAGCCTGTGCTGATGCATATGGTGAAGTGATCCACTTGTAG
- a CDS encoding DUF3817 domain-containing protein, which produces MEMQLFAYKCIKSIRKGVICQLLVKEKHSQIFVIKLVLLLKFEDIIMLRLFRQIALWEAISTILLFCFAMPLKYFADIPEAVRIAGSIHGFLVVIFVIMLVACTVEYKWPLIKALKYFVVSMIPVASFWVELDLKKEITKNAKGVA; this is translated from the coding sequence ATGGAAATGCAATTGTTTGCATACAAATGCATTAAATCCATTCGTAAAGGTGTCATTTGTCAGTTATTAGTCAAAGAGAAACATAGTCAGATCTTTGTGATCAAATTAGTATTACTTTTGAAGTTTGAAGATATTATTATGCTAAGACTTTTTAGACAAATCGCTTTATGGGAAGCGATCTCCACCATTCTCCTTTTCTGTTTTGCGATGCCTCTGAAGTATTTCGCAGATATCCCAGAAGCTGTACGTATCGCCGGATCTATTCACGGTTTTTTGGTCGTCATATTTGTAATTATGCTCGTCGCCTGTACAGTAGAGTACAAATGGCCCTTAATTAAAGCTTTGAAGTATTTTGTGGTCTCGATGATCCCGGTTGCTTCTTTCTGGGTAGAATTGGATCTGAAAAAAGAAATTACAAAAAATGCTAAAGGAGTTGCTTAA
- a CDS encoding acyl-CoA thioesterase produces the protein MNFYTRKWIKPEDLNPNGTLFGGTLLRWIDEEAVIYAIVQLGNPFVVTKYISEINFVSSARQGDIIELGIEAIAFGTTSLTMKCEVRNKITRKTILSIEKLVFVNLNEEGTPTPHGRTEITYAYMGIERINKGEAD, from the coding sequence ATGAATTTTTACACCAGAAAATGGATCAAGCCTGAGGATCTCAATCCGAATGGAACATTATTCGGAGGGACATTACTGAGATGGATCGATGAAGAAGCAGTAATATATGCAATAGTACAACTGGGCAATCCTTTTGTAGTTACCAAGTATATTTCAGAAATCAACTTTGTAAGTTCAGCCAGACAGGGAGATATCATAGAACTCGGCATAGAAGCAATAGCCTTTGGCACGACATCATTGACCATGAAATGCGAAGTAAGGAATAAAATCACCAGAAAGACCATACTTTCAATTGAAAAACTGGTATTTGTAAACCTGAATGAGGAAGGCACTCCTACTCCGCACGGCAGAACAGAAATTACATATGCCTATATGGGTATTGAACGGATTAACAAAGGAGAAGCTGATTAA
- the lpdA gene encoding dihydrolipoyl dehydrogenase encodes MQYDVIVIGSGPGGYVAAIRCAQLGLKTAVIEKYSTFGGTCLNVGCIPSKALLDSSEHYHNAAHSFEGHGISLSNLKVDIKKMMARKDDVIAQNTAGITYLFKKNKIDSFQGVGSFVDKNTILVTKEDGKTEQLTTKNVIIATGSKPTALPFLPVDKKRIITSTEALSLTEIPKNLIVIGGGVIGLELGSVYARLGAKVTVVEFAKSIISTMDGGLGKELQRVLKKSLGMEFLLGHKVTGASVKGKKVTVTAEDPKGQEISLEGDYCIVSVGRVAYTAGLGLENIGIQPEERGNKIPVNDHLETTVPGIYAIGDVIKGAMLAHKAEDEGIAVAERIAGQKPHIDYNLIPGVVYTWPEVASVGQTEEQLKEAGKKYKSGSFSFKASGRAKASGDTDGFIKVLADAETDEVLGVHMIGPRAADMIAEAVVAMEYRASAEDIGRICHAHPTFTEALKEAALAATANRAIHA; translated from the coding sequence ATGCAATACGACGTAATAGTAATCGGAAGCGGGCCAGGTGGATATGTGGCTGCCATCCGTTGCGCGCAATTAGGTTTAAAAACTGCCGTAATCGAAAAGTATAGTACATTTGGAGGTACTTGTCTTAATGTAGGATGTATTCCTTCCAAAGCATTATTAGACTCTTCAGAGCATTATCACAATGCTGCTCACAGCTTCGAAGGTCATGGGATTAGCCTAAGTAATCTAAAGGTTGATATTAAAAAAATGATGGCTCGTAAAGACGATGTCATTGCTCAAAACACAGCAGGTATCACTTATTTATTTAAGAAAAATAAAATAGACAGTTTTCAGGGAGTTGGTTCTTTCGTAGATAAAAACACCATTTTAGTTACTAAAGAAGATGGCAAAACTGAACAACTTACGACTAAAAATGTCATTATCGCGACAGGTTCTAAGCCAACGGCTTTACCGTTCCTTCCGGTAGACAAGAAACGCATCATTACTTCTACAGAGGCTTTATCTTTAACAGAAATCCCTAAAAATCTGATCGTCATCGGTGGTGGTGTAATCGGGCTTGAGTTAGGATCTGTATATGCACGTCTTGGTGCAAAAGTTACAGTTGTAGAATTTGCTAAATCTATCATCAGCACAATGGATGGCGGATTAGGTAAAGAATTGCAACGTGTATTGAAAAAGTCTTTAGGAATGGAATTCCTTTTGGGTCACAAAGTAACCGGTGCATCTGTAAAAGGTAAAAAGGTAACCGTTACTGCTGAAGATCCTAAAGGTCAGGAAATCTCATTAGAAGGTGATTATTGTATCGTTTCTGTCGGTCGCGTAGCATATACAGCTGGTCTTGGTCTGGAAAACATTGGTATACAGCCAGAAGAAAGAGGCAACAAAATCCCGGTAAACGATCACCTGGAAACAACTGTTCCGGGCATCTACGCTATCGGAGATGTGATCAAAGGTGCTATGCTTGCTCACAAAGCAGAAGATGAAGGTATAGCTGTAGCAGAAAGAATAGCAGGACAAAAACCGCATATTGATTATAACCTGATCCCGGGTGTAGTCTATACGTGGCCGGAAGTAGCTTCTGTTGGTCAGACAGAAGAGCAGCTTAAAGAAGCCGGTAAAAAATATAAATCAGGTTCATTTTCATTCAAAGCTTCAGGACGTGCTAAGGCATCCGGAGACACCGATGGATTTATCAAAGTACTGGCAGACGCAGAGACTGACGAAGTATTAGGCGTACATATGATCGGACCTCGTGCTGCAGATATGATTGCAGAAGCGGTAGTAGCGATGGAATACCGTGCTTCAGCAGAAGATATCGGTCGTATATGCCATGCTCACCCGACATTCACAGAAGCACTTAAAGAGGCAGCTCTGGCAGCAACTGCTAACAGGGCAATACACGCTTAA
- a CDS encoding plastocyanin/azurin family copper-binding protein, producing MKKLFIIPALALAVAFASCGGESKKTSTEGNTETTSTETQTTEETVPGIENVAISNTLSLEGNDQMKYDKDLFRVKAGEPVELTFKNAGQQPKESMGHNVVILKPGTDIATFGGEAAGAAASEYIPKSSASSIIAHTKLLGPGETDKITFTLEKGVYSFICSFPGHFGIMQGKIVAE from the coding sequence ATGAAAAAATTATTTATTATTCCTGCTTTAGCTCTTGCTGTAGCGTTTGCATCTTGTGGCGGTGAAAGCAAAAAAACTTCGACAGAAGGGAATACAGAAACAACAAGTACAGAAACTCAGACAACTGAAGAAACGGTTCCTGGAATCGAAAATGTAGCGATTTCGAATACCCTTTCTTTAGAAGGAAATGATCAGATGAAATATGACAAAGATCTGTTTCGCGTGAAAGCTGGTGAGCCTGTGGAATTGACTTTTAAAAATGCAGGTCAACAGCCGAAAGAATCAATGGGACACAACGTCGTAATCCTTAAGCCAGGTACTGATATCGCTACTTTTGGTGGTGAAGCAGCCGGAGCAGCAGCGAGCGAATATATTCCCAAATCTTCTGCTTCATCTATTATTGCACACACAAAATTATTGGGACCGGGTGAAACAGATAAAATTACCTTTACATTAGAGAAAGGTGTTTACTCTTTTATCTGTAGTTTTCCGGGTCACTTCGGTATTATGCAAGGTAAAATCGTTGCAGAATAA
- a CDS encoding response regulator, whose protein sequence is MKKLNLLILDDKIENIISLKALLEDIEGLNILSSSDPNEALRLCWKEDIAIALIDVQMPEINGFEFVSILKSNPKTREIIAIMVTAISKEDKYLIQGLNSGAVDYLYKPLSPEITIAKVKSFMQQVLTQLQIKEKNAELEQSKQELIRSKEEAEQARKSKEIFLANMSHEIRTPINGIMGITQMLRSSTLSSEQKDWVNRLDSASHSLLLIINDILDISKIDSGMMKLEFENLVFQDLFDDLNKIFKIKAANKNLEFEMNIDSDLPTYVKTDSLRLQQILSNFISNGLKFTEKGKVTLSIKILEVKDNSYFIRFSVKDTGIGIRAESLNKIFLAFEQADDGITKKFGGTGLGLAIVKRLADLFNGSVDATSVYNEGSEFSFQCWFEKAESYDVTDSKIEQLYTQLPKFERLIVLIAEDNDLNSFMLSHILKSWDCEVDIVKNGKSALENVENKNYDLIMMDTHMPIMSGFEAIREIKNHADPVKANTPIITISASVLESEQAEAYEVGADGVIGKPFDAIDLYNRIIEVIEKKKQIKLDFKN, encoded by the coding sequence ATGAAAAAGCTAAATCTGTTAATTTTAGATGACAAAATTGAGAACATCATTAGTTTAAAAGCTCTCCTGGAAGATATTGAGGGATTAAATATCCTAAGCAGTTCGGATCCTAATGAAGCGTTGAGACTATGTTGGAAAGAGGATATCGCAATTGCGCTCATTGATGTTCAAATGCCTGAAATTAATGGTTTTGAATTTGTCTCCATTCTCAAAAGTAATCCCAAAACACGGGAAATCATTGCAATAATGGTGACTGCTATATCAAAAGAAGATAAATATCTGATTCAGGGTCTTAACAGCGGGGCAGTAGACTATCTTTACAAGCCTTTAAGTCCGGAAATTACGATAGCCAAAGTTAAATCTTTTATGCAACAGGTATTGACCCAGCTTCAGATCAAAGAAAAAAATGCGGAGCTGGAACAATCCAAACAGGAACTGATCCGGTCTAAAGAAGAAGCTGAACAAGCCAGAAAATCAAAAGAGATCTTCCTTGCCAATATGAGTCACGAGATCCGTACTCCGATCAACGGAATTATGGGAATCACGCAGATGCTCCGCAGTTCTACGCTATCCAGTGAACAAAAGGATTGGGTAAACCGGCTCGATAGTGCTTCACATTCCTTATTATTAATTATCAATGATATTCTTGATATTTCGAAGATAGACTCCGGAATGATGAAACTGGAATTCGAAAACCTTGTGTTTCAGGATTTATTCGATGATCTCAATAAAATATTCAAAATAAAGGCTGCCAATAAGAATCTTGAATTTGAGATGAATATTGACAGCGACCTACCTACTTATGTCAAGACGGACTCATTGCGTCTGCAACAGATACTGAGCAACTTTATCTCTAATGGTTTGAAATTTACCGAAAAGGGAAAGGTAACATTAAGTATTAAGATTCTGGAAGTAAAAGATAACAGTTATTTTATACGCTTCAGTGTGAAAGATACAGGAATAGGTATACGTGCAGAATCACTGAATAAGATATTCCTGGCCTTTGAGCAGGCTGATGATGGTATTACAAAAAAATTTGGTGGAACAGGTCTCGGATTGGCTATTGTCAAACGACTTGCTGATCTTTTCAATGGATCCGTAGACGCCACCAGTGTGTATAATGAAGGCAGTGAATTTTCATTTCAATGTTGGTTTGAAAAGGCCGAGAGTTATGATGTGACAGACTCAAAAATAGAGCAACTATATACCCAATTACCTAAATTCGAGCGTTTGATAGTTTTAATTGCAGAGGACAATGACCTCAATAGTTTTATGCTTTCCCATATTCTGAAAAGCTGGGATTGTGAGGTGGATATTGTCAAAAATGGAAAATCCGCACTGGAAAATGTAGAAAATAAAAATTATGACTTAATCATGATGGACACTCATATGCCTATTATGAGTGGCTTTGAAGCGATCAGGGAAATCAAGAATCACGCAGACCCTGTCAAGGCAAATACGCCTATAATCACTATTTCCGCATCTGTTTTAGAGTCAGAACAGGCAGAAGCATATGAGGTTGGAGCAGACGGTGTAATCGGAAAACCTTTTGATGCAATCGATCTTTATAATCGTATTATTGAAGTCATCGAGAAGAAAAAGCAAATTAAGTTAGACTTCAAGAACTGA
- a CDS encoding chemotaxis protein CheB, with translation MNQQKIIILAGSAGSYSILVETLKCLPADMSVPVIVILHRNAKYETNIESSLSKKCKIEVKIAEDKEHIQAGVAYFAPPGYHLLVEPDYTFSLDSSEPVQFCRPSIDVTMESAADVYQSATFGFLFSGANQDGADGLAYIKKMNGTCIVQNPAIAEISTMPESAIKLGAYHHIMDNKGIIDFILDLHKQNIKN, from the coding sequence ATGAATCAGCAAAAGATCATCATATTAGCTGGATCCGCCGGGAGTTACAGTATTTTAGTGGAAACCCTGAAATGCCTGCCTGCAGACATGTCTGTTCCGGTTATCGTTATTCTTCACCGCAATGCAAAATATGAAACCAATATAGAAAGCAGCTTATCCAAAAAATGCAAAATCGAGGTCAAGATTGCTGAAGATAAAGAACATATTCAGGCCGGAGTAGCTTACTTTGCTCCTCCCGGTTATCATTTACTGGTAGAACCGGATTATACATTCTCTCTCGATTCATCTGAACCTGTACAATTTTGCAGACCTTCTATTGATGTCACTATGGAATCTGCTGCAGATGTCTACCAGTCTGCCACCTTTGGTTTTTTATTCTCCGGAGCCAATCAGGATGGTGCAGACGGATTAGCCTATATCAAAAAAATGAATGGTACATGTATTGTACAGAACCCTGCTATAGCTGAAATATCAACTATGCCTGAATCTGCAATAAAGCTAGGGGCTTATCATCATATTATGGATAATAAAGGAATTATTGATTTCATATTAGATCTACACAAACAAAATATCAAGAATTAG
- a CDS encoding CheR family methyltransferase produces MISFSELEELIELVKNVNGMDLSGYSRASLKRRVTRLMEIDRMDLVALKTALVNTPGYFNHFIIELTVNVTEMFRDPFFYKAMREDVFPYLASFPRIKSWSAGCSSGEEVYSLAILLKEAGLYERSFIYGTDINNIVLEQAKKGIYSLQKIKDYSDNFLKSGTVHSLSDYYTAMYDAASINNDLKKNILFSSHNLVSDGVFNEFQLITCRNVLIYFDLELQQSVIRLFYESLCLFGFLCLGSKETLHHQEIASKFKLINKKYNIYQKIA; encoded by the coding sequence ATGATTTCATTTTCAGAATTAGAAGAATTAATAGAATTAGTAAAGAATGTAAATGGCATGGATCTTTCCGGTTATTCCAGAGCGTCTTTGAAACGGAGAGTAACACGTCTTATGGAAATAGACAGAATGGATTTGGTGGCTTTAAAAACAGCACTGGTCAATACTCCGGGCTATTTCAATCATTTTATAATTGAACTGACCGTAAATGTGACTGAAATGTTCAGGGATCCTTTTTTTTACAAGGCTATGAGAGAGGATGTGTTTCCTTATCTGGCCTCTTTCCCAAGAATCAAAAGCTGGAGTGCAGGTTGTTCCTCAGGAGAGGAAGTATACTCATTAGCGATTCTTTTGAAAGAAGCGGGACTATACGAAAGGTCTTTTATCTATGGCACAGACATTAATAATATTGTACTTGAACAGGCAAAAAAAGGTATCTATTCTCTTCAAAAGATTAAAGACTATTCAGACAACTTTCTGAAATCCGGGACGGTCCACTCGCTGTCTGATTATTACACAGCAATGTATGATGCCGCATCGATCAATAATGATCTCAAGAAAAACATTTTATTCTCTTCACACAATCTGGTTTCAGATGGAGTATTCAATGAATTTCAACTTATTACCTGCCGGAATGTATTGATTTATTTTGATCTGGAATTACAACAAAGCGTGATCAGACTCTTCTATGAATCTTTGTGTCTCTTCGGATTTCTTTGTCTGGGTTCAAAGGAAACCTTACATCATCAGGAGATAGCATCCAAATTTAAACTGATCAACAAAAAGTATAATATTTACCAAAAAATTGCATAG